One Papaver somniferum cultivar HN1 chromosome 10, ASM357369v1, whole genome shotgun sequence genomic window carries:
- the LOC113318310 gene encoding heat shock factor protein HSF30-like has protein sequence MVSSTSSATSSSPSSSSSTISPLPMEGLHDIGPPPFLTKTYEMVEDPGTDSIVSWSVTRNSFIVWDSHKLASSLLPRYFKHGNFSSFVRQLNTYGFKKVDPDRWEFANEGFLGGQKHLLKYIKRRRNIAQNMQQQGLSACVELGKFGLEDEIDRLKRDRSVLMSQVVRLRQQQQDSEGEIVVIEKRLQVIESKQRNLMGFLAKALKNSDFVHQLISRNEQNKELGHGIGTGKRRRLLASTSAEVLHLEGILEDIQVEDYLDHAVKEETVIESDVETLYATANTELNNLIQESDSGLGSFSDFIWEKSLVEDMVSGYEEAEMKVGDQFDCLGDVQLEDLVADPSEWGDELAQELVDHMEFPESKP, from the exons ATGGTTAGTAGTACATCATCTGCTACTTCgtcatctccttcttcttcatcgtcgACTATATCGCCGTTACCGATGGAGGGGTTGCACGACATAGGTCCACCGCCTTTCCTAACTAAAACCTACGAAATGGTTGAAGACCCTGGAACAGATTCAATTGTTTCCTGGAGTGTAACTCGTAATAGCTTCATTGTTTGGGATTCACATAAACTTGCATCCAGTCTTCTGCCTAGGTACTTCAAGCATGGTAATTTTTCGAGCTTTGTTCGTCAGCTCAACACTTAT GGATTCAAGAAGGTTGATCCGGATCGCTGGGAATTTGCGAACGAAGGGTTTTTGGGAGGGCAAAAGCATTTGTTGAAGTATATCAAGAGGAGGAGAAATATAGCTCAAAACATGCAACAACAAGGACTAAGTGCTTGTGTTGAGTTAGGAAAATTTGGATTGGAAGACGAAATTGATAGGCTTAAACGAGATCGCAGTGTGTTAATGTCCCAAGTTGTGAGATtgcggcagcagcaacaggattcTGAGGGTGAAATTGTAGTCATTGAAAAAAGATTGCAAGTAATTGAAAGCAAGCAGAGAAATTTGATGGGTTTCCTTGCGAAAGCGCTAAAGAACTCTGATTTTGTACATCAATTAATCAGCCGGAATGAGCAGAACAAAGAATTGGGTCATGGAATTGGAactggaaaaagaagaagattgctTGCTAGTACCAGTGCGGAAGTCTTGCACCTGGAAGGGATTTTGGAGGATATCCAGGTTGAGGATTATCTGGATCATGCTGTAAAAGAAGAGACTGTGATTGAGTCAGACGTGGAGACATTATACGCCACTGCTAATACTGAACTAAATAATCTTATTCAAGAGAGTGATTCCGGTTTGGGTTCTTTTAGTGACTTCATATGGGAGAAGTCACTGGTCGAAGATATGGTTTCAGGTTATGAAGAGGCGGAAATGAAAGTTGGCGATCAATTTGATTGTTTAGGTGATGTTCAATTGGAAGACTTAGTTGCTGATCCGTCAGAATGGGGTGATGAACTCGCGCAGGAGTTAGTTGATCACATGGAGTTTCCTGAATCAAAACCATGA
- the LOC113318309 gene encoding uncharacterized protein LOC113318309: MTMKNNFLPPNLVSNLQHVLNNRKGDGEEEANEAAAPTSTSETTTTSSEIDESKPIVLVTNGDGIDSFGLTSLVQALVKDNLYNIQVCAPQSDRSVSGHSVTVCETITVSSTEISGVSCAAYEVAGTPADCVSLALSGALFSWTKPALVISGINKGSRCGNHIFCSGAVAGAREALISGVPSLSISLDWKKDESKESDFSDAVDVCLPLIHAAIRDIEAEVFPRSCSLNIEVPTSPATNKGFKVTKQSLWRPSPSWTAVSANRQPGAGIFMPNQQGIGLSLAQLGRDASAAGAARRLNTQRKNVEVESVGVAGKTDTQRVKRYFRLEFVEKEQRDMDEDLDFRALENGYVAITPLTLSSNSESEIQTSASNWIATALSPETN, encoded by the exons ATGACTATGAAGAACAATTTCTTACCACCTAATTTGGTTTCAAATCTTCAACATGTATTGAATAACAGAAAaggggatggagaagaagaagcaaaTGAAGCTGCTGCTCCCACTTCTACTTCAGAAACTACAACTACAAGTTCTGAGATtgatgaatcaaaaccaattgttTTAGTTACTAATGGAGATGGGATTGATTCTTTTGGATTAACTTCTCTTGTACAGGCTTTAGTGAAAGATAATCTTTACAATATTCAAGTCTGTGCTCCTCAATC GGATCGATCTGTTTCGGGGCATTCTGTGACGGTTTGTGAGACCATCACGGTTAGCTCTACAGAGATTAGTGGTGTTAGTTGCGCCGCATATGAAGTTGCTG GGACTCCTGCGGATTGCGTTTCTTTAGCTTTATCAGGAGCATTATTTTCTTGGACGAAACCTGCCTTG GTAATTAGTGGAATTAACAAGGGATCGCGTTGTGGTAACCATAT ATTTTGCTCTGGTGCTGTTGCGGGAGCTAGAGAGGCTTTGATCTCTGGTGTACCTTCTCTTTCAATCTCATTGGACTG GAAGAAGGATGAGAGTAAAGAAAGTGATTTCAGTGACGCAGTCGATGTGTGTTTGCCATTAATACATGCGGCAATAAGGGATATTGAGGCTGAGGTTTTCCCTAGAAGTTGCTCACTAAATATAGAAGTTCCAACTTCTCCAGCAACAAACAAG GGCTTTAAGGTCACCAAGCAAAGCTTGTGGAGGCCATCTCCTAGCTGGACTGCTGTTTCGGCAAATAGGCAACCTGGTGCTGGGATTTTCATGCCTAATCAACAAGGGATTGGCCTTTCACTTGCACAGCTCGGGCGAGATGCCTCTGCTGCT GGTGCAGCACGCCGCTTGAACACACAGAGGAAAAATGTTGAAGTAGAATCAGTTGGAGTTGCTGGAAAAACAGATACCCAGCGAGTCAAAAGATATTTCCGTCTAGAG TTTGTAGAGAAGGAGCAAAGAGATATGGATGAAGATCTGGATTTTAGAGCTCTTGAAAATGGATAT GTTGCAATAACTCCTCTAACTTTATCTTCAAATTCCGAGTCAGAAATTCAAACATCTGCATCGAACTGGATTGCCACAGCTTTATCTCCAGAGACGAACTGA